A portion of the Thermoanaerobaculia bacterium genome contains these proteins:
- a CDS encoding DUF4065 domain-containing protein has product MKKDEKELGKRITGLRTGLRMSQQNLADQIGISRSALSQIERGERKLSAEELVRLAETMNLSAEAVMDASLEPQVILEKARRKKKNEPIRINVPAENVRKFKEVLLYILNRVGAKPNIGETVLYKLLYFIDFDYYEKYEDQLIGAKYMKNKFGPTPVAFKKIVEQMIRDKEIEQVKSRYFQRDQKKYLPLRSASLTILNARELELIDDVLNRLSDMSATKISEYSHRDVPWLSTGDGDLIEYESVFYRTDEYTRRAEDD; this is encoded by the coding sequence ATGAAGAAAGATGAAAAAGAGTTGGGAAAGAGGATTACTGGACTTCGAACCGGTCTACGGATGTCACAGCAAAATCTGGCAGACCAGATAGGTATCTCGAGAAGCGCTCTGTCCCAGATCGAACGGGGGGAAAGAAAGCTCTCTGCCGAGGAGCTTGTCCGTCTTGCGGAAACAATGAATCTTTCCGCCGAAGCCGTAATGGACGCATCATTGGAACCCCAGGTCATCCTTGAAAAAGCCAGGCGAAAGAAGAAGAATGAACCAATTCGGATCAACGTTCCTGCGGAAAACGTACGAAAGTTTAAAGAAGTATTACTCTATATCTTAAATAGGGTAGGCGCGAAGCCCAACATAGGGGAAACCGTACTTTATAAACTGCTCTACTTCATCGATTTTGATTACTACGAGAAGTACGAAGATCAGCTTATCGGTGCAAAATACATGAAAAATAAGTTCGGTCCAACACCCGTCGCTTTTAAAAAGATCGTGGAACAAATGATAAGAGATAAGGAAATTGAGCAGGTGAAAAGCAGATATTTTCAGCGTGATCAGAAAAAATATCTTCCCCTCCGCAGTGCGAGTCTTACAATTTTGAATGCGCGGGAGTTGGAACTCATCGACGACGTGTTGAATCGGTTATCCGATATGAGTGCCACAAAGATCAGCGAATATTCACATAGAGATGTCCCCTGGCTTTCCACCGGGGATGGTGACCTCATTGAATATGAATCCGTCTTTTACCGCACGGACGAATACACGCGCAGGGCCGAGGATGATTGA
- a CDS encoding PEGA domain-containing protein, with protein sequence MKRKILILAAVVIPVIFLMLACASIMQGTRQDVGFSSNPSGAKITVDGQFMGVTPTVLELKRKKNHIVKLELEGFQPYEATLSRKVSGWVWGNLVFGGIPGLIVDAITGGMYKLTPEQIQGVMAEQKAGSDLKEDSLVIAVVLQPDPSWEKIGQLARKD encoded by the coding sequence ATGAAACGAAAAATTCTTATTCTTGCAGCTGTTGTCATTCCCGTTATTTTTCTCATGCTTGCCTGTGCATCCATCATGCAGGGTACCCGGCAGGATGTCGGGTTCTCCTCCAATCCATCGGGTGCGAAAATCACCGTGGACGGACAGTTTATGGGGGTAACCCCCACCGTGCTTGAGCTTAAGCGGAAGAAAAACCACATCGTGAAGCTAGAACTGGAAGGCTTTCAGCCTTACGAAGCGACCCTCAGCCGGAAAGTCTCCGGATGGGTGTGGGGGAACCTTGTCTTCGGCGGTATCCCGGGGCTTATTGTTGACGCCATCACGGGAGGCATGTACAAGTTGACGCCGGAGCAGATCCAGGGAGTGATGGCTGAGCAGAAAGCAGGCTCAGATCTGAAGGAAGACAGCCTGGTGATCGCCGTGGTTCTGCAGCCCGACCCGTCCTGGGAAAAGATCGGGCAGTTGGCACGAAAGGACTGA
- a CDS encoding MBL fold metallo-hydrolase — MKTIRLILILALFPLVMNAQEATVKVTPLNDHLYRIDVAAGFTANVIASVGEDGILLVDTGLQAGVEKLKKALTELGKEKGEVKYIILTHEHPDHAGGLAALGPGATVIAHKGVRNQLTSGTNILLEIPESALPTITIDAETTLHVNGEEIRILPLPGSHSDTDMAVYFVESKIVCMGGLGNPVSFPYVDRGKGGSFAAYPGVIQKLMKSVPKDVTFVPGHGDNFGIEQLKTFSEMLLATKDVMKKALDEGLDAKMMKEKNILKEWESYQQGFVNTGQWIDTVVPELIGKVEKPVSPPIEPLFHAYKAGGIEPLIEAYNKLKQNNGKDKGLGEGLMNTFGYYLLGKGKTEDAIKVFTLNVKEYPEAFNVYDSLAEAYMVHGEKDLAVKYYKKALEINPEFENAKRMLQRLTTP, encoded by the coding sequence ATGAAAACAATAAGGCTCATTCTTATTCTTGCTCTTTTCCCGCTGGTAATGAACGCGCAGGAAGCGACCGTAAAGGTGACCCCGCTGAACGACCACCTCTACCGGATCGATGTCGCGGCGGGATTCACCGCGAATGTGATCGCCTCCGTGGGGGAGGATGGGATCCTCCTCGTGGATACGGGTCTGCAGGCCGGTGTGGAAAAGCTTAAAAAAGCGCTTACAGAATTGGGAAAGGAAAAAGGGGAGGTGAAGTACATCATCCTGACCCATGAACACCCGGACCACGCCGGCGGACTTGCCGCCCTGGGGCCGGGAGCCACGGTCATCGCCCACAAAGGTGTACGCAATCAGCTGACCAGCGGCACCAATATTCTGCTGGAGATCCCCGAGTCGGCACTTCCCACGATTACCATCGACGCCGAGACGACACTCCATGTCAACGGAGAAGAAATCAGGATCCTTCCCCTGCCGGGGAGCCATTCCGACACAGATATGGCCGTGTACTTCGTGGAGTCAAAGATCGTCTGCATGGGCGGCCTGGGCAACCCGGTCTCGTTCCCCTATGTCGACCGGGGCAAGGGGGGATCGTTCGCCGCGTATCCTGGCGTGATCCAGAAGCTAATGAAGTCCGTTCCGAAGGACGTAACCTTCGTTCCCGGCCATGGGGACAATTTCGGTATAGAGCAGCTGAAAACCTTTTCCGAGATGCTCCTGGCCACTAAGGACGTGATGAAGAAAGCCCTCGATGAAGGGCTGGACGCGAAGATGATGAAAGAAAAGAATATCCTCAAGGAATGGGAATCGTACCAGCAAGGCTTCGTGAACACCGGACAATGGATCGATACCGTAGTGCCGGAGCTGATCGGCAAGGTGGAAAAGCCCGTTTCCCCTCCGATCGAACCCCTGTTCCACGCATATAAAGCCGGCGGAATCGAACCATTGATCGAAGCGTACAACAAACTCAAGCAGAACAACGGCAAAGACAAAGGTCTGGGCGAAGGCCTGATGAACACGTTCGGGTACTATCTTCTGGGAAAAGGAAAGACGGAAGACGCCATCAAGGTCTTCACGCTCAACGTGAAAGAATACCCGGAGGCTTTCAACGTCTACGACAGCCTGGCGGAAGCCTACATGGTCCACGGAGAAAAGGACCTGGCCGTGAAGTATTACAAAAAGGCGCTGGAAATCAATCCAGAATTCGAGAATGCAAAAAGAATGTTGCAACGCCTGACAACACCCTAG
- a CDS encoding ATP-binding protein → MYSREYWVNRIQKAWEKRPIVWLAGVRRVGKTTLSRMLKDIQYFNCDLPSIQRRLEDPELFFQGLPHRARIVLDEIHRLKDPAITLKIAADVFPDLRILATGSSTLAATKKFKDTLTGRKQVIYLPPALWSECVSTFHINDFDHRLLHGGLPEPLLSKKKDPDFFAEWMDSYYARDIQELFGIRERTGFLTLLRFMLYRSGSETDYTMLSRETGLSRPTIKAHLEAMDIACALYTVTPFHGGNRREIVRRPKIYAFDTGFVTHVRGWDTIREEDRGILWEHLVLDTLRSCEKIFKIQYWRDKSGREIDFILPGSRGEVDAIECKINPDRFHPGSLRAFRSFYPKGKNYVICPLGDISYERRYDDLLVRVGSVDTLCQAYDFGSDNSLGQ, encoded by the coding sequence ATGTATAGTCGAGAATACTGGGTGAATCGTATTCAAAAGGCGTGGGAGAAACGACCTATAGTCTGGTTGGCTGGCGTTCGGCGAGTTGGGAAAACTACCCTCTCCAGAATGTTGAAAGATATCCAATATTTCAATTGTGATCTTCCCTCCATTCAGCGTCGCCTTGAAGATCCAGAGTTGTTTTTCCAGGGCCTCCCTCATCGGGCAAGGATTGTCCTGGATGAGATCCATCGCCTGAAGGATCCAGCTATTACTTTGAAAATCGCAGCCGATGTATTTCCTGATCTCCGAATTCTTGCAACCGGATCTTCCACACTTGCGGCTACGAAAAAATTTAAAGACACACTCACGGGTCGGAAGCAGGTTATCTACCTCCCACCCGCATTGTGGAGTGAATGTGTTTCAACCTTTCACATCAATGACTTCGATCACCGGTTACTGCACGGTGGGCTTCCAGAACCGCTGCTGTCAAAAAAAAAGGATCCTGATTTCTTTGCAGAGTGGATGGACAGCTATTATGCCAGGGATATCCAGGAACTCTTTGGCATCAGGGAAAGAACCGGCTTCCTGACACTCCTGCGATTCATGCTCTATCGCAGTGGAAGTGAGACGGATTATACGATGTTATCCCGTGAAACAGGTCTTAGCCGACCCACCATAAAGGCCCACCTGGAAGCCATGGATATTGCATGTGCTCTCTATACGGTCACGCCCTTCCATGGCGGAAACCGCCGGGAAATAGTACGCCGGCCAAAAATCTACGCCTTCGATACAGGGTTTGTGACCCATGTGCGGGGCTGGGATACGATCAGGGAGGAAGACCGTGGTATTCTGTGGGAACACCTGGTCCTGGATACTCTCCGGAGTTGCGAGAAGATTTTTAAGATCCAATACTGGAGAGATAAATCGGGAAGAGAAATAGATTTTATCCTCCCAGGGAGCCGTGGCGAAGTCGATGCCATCGAATGCAAAATTAATCCAGACCGATTTCATCCAGGATCACTTCGAGCATTCAGAAGCTTCTACCCGAAGGGGAAAAACTACGTGATATGCCCATTGGGGGACATTTCCTACGAGAGGCGATATGATGATCTCCTGGTCAGGGTCGGATCTGTCGATACGCTTTGTCAAGCCTATGATTTCGGATCTGACAATTCCCTGGGCCAATAA